The Sebastes umbrosus isolate fSebUmb1 chromosome 23, fSebUmb1.pri, whole genome shotgun sequence genome contains a region encoding:
- the asb13a.2 gene encoding ankyrin repeat and SOCS box protein 13, which translates to MEVENARPYFFGDIGCWVERTEVHKAASLGQTSQLQHLIQSGASVNMVAVDSITPLHEACLRGAVQCVRLLLDAGAQVDARNVDGSTPLCDACSGGSLECVKLLLDRGAKTNPALTSRTASPLHEACMGGKSDCVRLLIAMGAGLEPYDLYYGTPLHVACANEHTDCVKQLLNAGAKVNAARFHDTPLHNAAKNTRVEMVEILVEFGANIYARDQHDRKPVDYTTPGSPSATCLRFYETTPMSLQQLSRLAVRTKLGTRALKVIGQLDVPKLIMGYLRYQ; encoded by the exons atggAGGTAGAAAACGCTCGTCCCTATTTCTTTGGAGATATCG GCTGCTGGGTGGAGAGAACAGAGGTGCACAAGGCGGCGTCCCTCGGCCAGACCTCGCAGCTGCAGCACCTCATCCAGAGCGGAGCTTCAGTCAACATGGTGGCGGTGGACTCCATCACGCCGCTGCACGAGGCCTGCCTCCGTGGAGCGGTCCAGTGTGTCCGGCTGCTGCTGGACGCCGGAGCCCAG GTGGACGCGAGGAACGTCGACGGGAGCACCCCGCTGTGCGACGCCTGTTCCGGCGGTAGTTTGGAGTGTGTTAAGCTCTTGCTGGATCGCGGCGCCAAGACCAACCCTGCTCTGACCTCCCGCACGGCCTCGCCTCTCCACGAGGCCTGCATGGGAG GAAAGTCCGACTGCGTGAGGCTCCTGATTGCCATGGGTGCCGGTCTGGAGCCGTACGACCTTTACTACGGAACCCCGCTACACGTGGCTTGTGCTAACGAACACACGGACTGTGTCAAACAGCTGCTCAATGCAG GTGCTAAAGTGAACGCTGCCAGGTTCCACGACACGCCGCTGCACAACGCTGCTAAAAACACGCGAGTGGAGATGGTGGAGATACTGGTGGAGTTCGGGGCCAACATCTACGCCAGAGATCAGCACGACAGGAAACCCGTGGATTACACCACGCCGGGCTCTCCCTCTGCGACCTGCCTACGCTTTTATGAGA CCACCCCCATGAGTCTGCAGCAGCTCAGCAGGCTGGCTGTGAGGACCAAGCTGGGAACCAGAGCTCTGAAGGTCATAGGTCAACTGGACGTACCGAAACTCATCATGGGCTACCTCCGCTACCAGTGA
- the asb13a.1 gene encoding ankyrin repeat and SOCS box protein 13a.1 yields the protein MEVTAARRSFLCDIGFWADRTALHEAASHGRALQLKQLLESGASVNVVTVDNITPLHDACIQAHPNCARLLLEAGAQVDVRTIHGSTPLCNACASGSLECAKMLLEHGAKVNPSLTALTASPLHEACIQGNVEVVRLMIASGARLEAYDVHFGPPLHIACAKGRVDCVKELLNAGANVNSVKFHERALHHAARVDVEDMIELLMEFGADVYATDNQGRKPVDYTTPASPAHTCLVFYESNPLSLQQLCRITVRTRLGTRASEVIGQLDISHRIHSYLRYCEHPASL from the exons ATGGAGGTGACAGCAGCCCGCAGGTCGTTCCTCTGTGATATCG GCTTCTGGGCCGACCGGACCGCCCTGCATGAGGCAGCGTCCCACGGCAGGGCCCTGCAGCTCAAACAGCTGCTAGAGAGCGGAGCGTCGGTCAACGTGGTGACGGTGGACAACATCACCCCGCTCCATGACGCTTGCATACAGGCTCATCCCAACTGTGCCcggctgctgctggaggctggAGCCCAG GTTGATGTACGGACTATTCATGGCAGCACTCCTCTGTGTAACGCCTGTGCGTCCGGCAGCCTGGAGTGCGCCAAGATGCTTTTGGAACACGGAGCCAAAGTGAACCCGTCCCTCACAGCTCTCACCGCCTCGCCGCTCCACGAGGCCTGTATACAAG GTAACGTTGAAGTCGTGAGGTTGATGATAGCCAGCGGGGCCCGGCTGGAGGCGTACGACGTCCACTTTGGTCCGCCGCTCCACATCGCGTGTGCTAAAGGACGCGTGGACTGTGTCAAGGAGCTGCTCAATGCAG GCGCCAACGTGAACTCCGTTAAGTTCCACGAGAGAGCTCTGCACCACGCAGCGAGAGTCGACGTGGAGGACATGATCGAGCTGCTGATGGAGTTCGGAGCCGACGTGTACGCCACCGACAACCAGGGAAGAAAGCCCGTGGACTACACGACGCCCGCGTCTCCCGCTCACACCTGCCTCGTGTTTTATGAAA GTAATCCTCTGAGCCTGCAGCAGCTTTGTAGAATCACCGTGAGGACGAGGCTCGGTACTAGAGCCTCGGAGGTCATAGGTCAGCTGGACATATCCCACCGCATCCACAGCTACCTCCGCTACTGTGAGCATCCTGCATCACTATAG